From Triticum aestivum cultivar Chinese Spring chromosome 4A, IWGSC CS RefSeq v2.1, whole genome shotgun sequence, a single genomic window includes:
- the LOC123082454 gene encoding transcription factor bHLH18 isoform X2, translated as MYHLETMDDSSLFMQWAVDTLQHEHPPLAAAYAAGDNFPSLEELRRSALQHGTAPAGMAVQDGHRHLATDSWSSGDSGHENTSAAVVENDANCATTCSVGSSNNYLPMSWNFTSAVAQPSNEAAPSPATAPSARALDGPGVVEQAHVSPPSRRASAKSAARAGHAPYAQDHIMAERKRREKINRRFIELSTVIPGLKKMDKATILSDAVRYVKEQQEKLRALEDRNRRSAAVDLVVLVKKSRAAVPEDDDVGGWCPSPSAGAVAGSTTATTTGSALPEIEARISESDVMVRIHCEDAKGVLVRLLAEVEGLHLSITHANAIPFPACTLIITVTAKVDDGFSVTAEDIVGKLEAALPAAT; from the exons ATGTATCATCTGGAGACCATGGACGACTCCAGCTTGTTCATGCAGTGGGCCGTGGACACGCTGCAGCACGAGCacccgccgctcgccgctgcctaCGCCGCCGGCGACAACTTCCCATCACTGGAAGAGCTCCGCCGCTCGGCGTTGCAGCACGGCACGGCTCCGGCGGGAATGGCGGTGCAAGATGGCCACCGTCACTTAGCCACCGATAGCTGGAGCTCTGGCGACAGCGGCCATGAAAACACGTCTGCCGCGGTCGTGGAGAACGACGCCAACTGCGCGACGACCTGCAGCGTCGGCAGCAGCAACAACTACCTGCCCATGAGCTGGAACTTCACCTCGGCCGTGGCGCAGCCGAGCAACGAGGCGGCGCCAAGCCCCGCCACCGCTCCCTCAGCTAGAGCGCTCGACGGCCCCGGCGTGGTGGAGCAGGCCCACGTGTCGCCGCCGTCGAGGAGAGCCTCCGCCAAGAGCGCCGCCAGGGCCGGGCACGCGCCGTACGCGCAGGACCACATCATGGCGGAGCGGAAGCGCCGGGAGAAGATCAACCGGCGGTTCATCGAGCTCTCCACCGTCATCCCCGGCCTCAAGAAG ATGGACAAGGCGACGATCCTGTCGGACGCCGTGAGGTACGTCAAGGAGCAGCAGGAGAAGCTCAGGGCGCTCGAGGACCGCAACCGCAGGAGCGCCGCCGTTGACTTGGTGGTGCTCGTCAAGAAGTCGCGCGCCGCCGTGCCGGAAGACGATGACGTCGGCGGCTGGTGCCCGTCACCATCTGCAGGGGCGGTAGCCGGAAGCACGACGGCGACGACGACCGGGAGCGCGCTGCCGGAGATCGAGGCGAGGATCTCGGAGAGCGACGTGATGGTGAGGATCCACTGCGAGGACGCCAAGGGGGTGCTCGTCAGGCTGCTCGCCGAGGTGGAGGGGCTACACCTGAGCATCACCCACGCCAATGCCATCCCGTTCCCCGCTTGCACTCTGATCATAACAGTTACTGCAAAG GTGGACGACGGCTTCAGCGTCACGGCGGAGGACATTGTTGGCAAGCTAGAGGCGGCGTTGCCTGCAG
- the LOC123082454 gene encoding transcription factor bHLH19 isoform X1, which yields MYHLETMDDSSLFMQWAVDTLQHEHPPLAAAYAAGDNFPSLEELRRSALQHGTAPAGMAVQDGHRHLATDSWSSGDSGHENTSAAVVENDANCATTCSVGSSNNYLPMSWNFTSAVAQPSNEAAPSPATAPSARALDGPGVVEQAHVSPPSRRASAKSAARAGHAPYAQDHIMAERKRREKINRRFIELSTVIPGLKKMDKATILSDAVRYVKEQQEKLRALEDRNRRSAAVDLVVLVKKSRAAVPEDDDVGGWCPSPSAGAVAGSTTATTTGSALPEIEARISESDVMVRIHCEDAKGVLVRLLAEVEGLHLSITHANAIPFPACTLIITVTAKASYSQQSAAHEEISFYRCGFDYIVFGQKFFYCILHNSLPAIVSLSF from the exons ATGTATCATCTGGAGACCATGGACGACTCCAGCTTGTTCATGCAGTGGGCCGTGGACACGCTGCAGCACGAGCacccgccgctcgccgctgcctaCGCCGCCGGCGACAACTTCCCATCACTGGAAGAGCTCCGCCGCTCGGCGTTGCAGCACGGCACGGCTCCGGCGGGAATGGCGGTGCAAGATGGCCACCGTCACTTAGCCACCGATAGCTGGAGCTCTGGCGACAGCGGCCATGAAAACACGTCTGCCGCGGTCGTGGAGAACGACGCCAACTGCGCGACGACCTGCAGCGTCGGCAGCAGCAACAACTACCTGCCCATGAGCTGGAACTTCACCTCGGCCGTGGCGCAGCCGAGCAACGAGGCGGCGCCAAGCCCCGCCACCGCTCCCTCAGCTAGAGCGCTCGACGGCCCCGGCGTGGTGGAGCAGGCCCACGTGTCGCCGCCGTCGAGGAGAGCCTCCGCCAAGAGCGCCGCCAGGGCCGGGCACGCGCCGTACGCGCAGGACCACATCATGGCGGAGCGGAAGCGCCGGGAGAAGATCAACCGGCGGTTCATCGAGCTCTCCACCGTCATCCCCGGCCTCAAGAAG ATGGACAAGGCGACGATCCTGTCGGACGCCGTGAGGTACGTCAAGGAGCAGCAGGAGAAGCTCAGGGCGCTCGAGGACCGCAACCGCAGGAGCGCCGCCGTTGACTTGGTGGTGCTCGTCAAGAAGTCGCGCGCCGCCGTGCCGGAAGACGATGACGTCGGCGGCTGGTGCCCGTCACCATCTGCAGGGGCGGTAGCCGGAAGCACGACGGCGACGACGACCGGGAGCGCGCTGCCGGAGATCGAGGCGAGGATCTCGGAGAGCGACGTGATGGTGAGGATCCACTGCGAGGACGCCAAGGGGGTGCTCGTCAGGCTGCTCGCCGAGGTGGAGGGGCTACACCTGAGCATCACCCACGCCAATGCCATCCCGTTCCCCGCTTGCACTCTGATCATAACAGTTACTGCAAAGGCAAGTTACTCCCAACAATCTGCTGCCCACGAGGAAATTTCGTTCTACCGTTGCGGCTTCGATTACATCGTCTTTGGACAGAAGTTCTTTTACTGTATTTTACACAATTCTCTACCAGCAATTGTTTCACTGAGTTTCTAG
- the LOC123082455 gene encoding transcription factor bHLH19 translates to MDDSALFMEWAMDTLEQEHPDPVVVHVNGDSGEAAFPSLQALREQRLVFEELITGANPANSASSGETTDGSGGSGNFSSPAAMEHDVWRPSPNSARCAPKLCRNGGGTSLPVTSWNFCAASALPASDGTLDSGSAGAGPVVPEMVYGSQPTRRTAARSPTSTGPVSSGPPYAQDHIMAERKRREKINQRFIELSTVIPGLKKMDKATILSDATRHVKELQEKIKALEAAAGRSSRSNETVVLIKKKPRHADAALSDQNGLTSSASSGAPSGGNNPLPEIEVRFSETGVMVRILCHDVQGVVVRVLSEVEEGLHLTVTHANVMPFTACTVIITITAKVDEGFTVTAEEIVGRLNSVLQLHSSCTSTDEK, encoded by the exons ATGGACGACTCCGCCCTGTTCATGGAATGGGCCATGGACACGCTGGAGCAGGAGCACCCAGACCCGGTGGTGGTCCACGTCAACGGCGACTCCGGCGAGGCAGCCTTTCCCTCGCTTCAGGCGCTCCGTGAGCAGCGTCTCGTCTTCGAAGAGCTGATTACGGGAGCCAATCCGGCAAACAGCGCGAGCTCCGGCGAAACTACAGACGGTAGCGGAGGTTCAGGCAATTTCTCGTCCCCGGCGGCCATGGAGCACGACGTCTGGCGCCCGTCCCCGAACTCGGCCAGGTGCGCTCCGAAGCTTTGCAGGAACGGTGGGGGCACCAGCCTTCCCGTGACGAGCTGGAATTTCTGCGCCGCCTCCGCGCTGCCGGCCAGTGACGGCACACTGGACAGCGGCAGCGCCGGGGCCGGGCCTGTCGTCCCGGAGATGGTGTACGGGTCCCAGCCGACGAGGAGGACCGCCGCAAGGAGCCCTACCAGCACCGGACCCGTGTCGTCGGGGCCGCCGTACGCGCAGGACCATATCATGGCGGAGCGGAAGCGCCGGGAGAAGATTAACCAGCGCTTCATCGAGCTCTCCACCGTCATCCCCGGCCTCAAGAAG ATGGACAAGGCGACGATCCTTTCCGACGCGACGAGGCACGTCAAGGAGCTGCAAGAGAAGATCAAGGCCCTGGAGGCAGCCGCCGgccgcagcagcaggagcaacgAGACCGtggtactcatcaagaagaagccGCGCCACGCCGACGCCGCCCTTTCAGACCAGAACGGCTTGACCTCGTCGGCGTCATCGGGGGCGCCTTCTGGGGGGAATAACCCGCTGCCGGAGATCGAGGTGCGGTTCTCGGAGACCGGCGTCATGGTGAGGATCCTCTGCCACGACGTCCAGGGGGTGGTGGTGAGGGTGCTGTCGGAGGTGGAAGAGGGGCTCCACCTCACCGTCACCCACGCCAATGTCATGCCCTTCACGGCCTGCACTGTCATCATAACCATCACGGCCAAG GTGGATGAGGGCTTCACCGTTACGGCAGAGGAGATCGTAGGAAGACTCAACTCTGTGCTGCAATTGCATAGCAGCTGCACTTCTACCGATGAAAAATGA